DNA from Azospirillum sp. TSH100:
CTCGAAGGTGCGGCAGCGGTGTTTGGAGATGTCGATGCCGATCTCCTCCATCACCGCGACGGCGAAGGGGTCGACCTCGTCGCCGTCGCGGACGCCGACCGAATCCACATAGACGCGCGCGCCGTGGTAATGGCGCATCATCGCCGCCGCCATCGGCGAACGGATCATGTTGTAGGTGCAGGCGAACAAGACGCTCGTCACCGGCAGGGGGGTGAGGACCTGGGTCGCCGCCATGGCCATGCGCCGCCCTTCGCCGTCAGCCGCGAATGTGCAGGACGCAAATCAGCGTGAACAGCCGGCGCGCGGTCTGCAGGTCCATCTCCACCTTGCCGGCCAGCCGTTCGCGCAGCATCTCGGACCCCTCGTTGTGCAGGCCGCGGCGGCCCATGTCGATGGCTTCGATCTGCGAGGGCGTCGACCGCTTGATGGCGGCGTAGTAGCTCTCGCAGATCAGGAAGTAATCGCGGACGATCGACCGGAAGCCGGTGATCGGCAGCAGCAGCCGGTCGAGTTCGCTGTTGTCCTCGCGCCGGATGTCGAAGACCAGGCGGTTGTCCTCGATCGACAGGTGCAGGTGGTACGGCCCGTCCTCCGCGAAGTCGCAGGGGCAGAACTCGTTGTCCTCCAGCAGGTCGAAGATGGCGACGGCGCGCTCATGCTCGACCTCCGGCTTGTGGCGGACGACACTCCGCTCGTCGAGCGTCACATGGGTGATGCGCCGCTTGCCCTTTGCCGTCGTCACGCCCCGCCTCCCCCGCAGTCTTTATCAGTTTTTATCGACCTTGGTCCTTGTACGCCTTAATCCTGATAACCCGGCAACCGCTGCGCGACCGAGCGGGCATGCGCCTCCAGCCCTTCGGCCATCGCCAGCGTCACCGCCGCCGGGCCGATGGCCCGCAGGCTGTCGGCGTCGCAGGCGACGAAGGTCGTCCGCTTCATGAAATCCAGCACATTGAGGCCGGAGGAGAAGCGGGCGCTGCGCGCCGTCGGCAGCACATGGTTCGGCCCGGCCACATAGTCGCCGATCGCCTCCGGCGTGTAGCGGCCGAGGAAGATGGCGCCGGCATTGCGGATCCTCGCCGCCAGCGCGTCCGGATCCGCCACCGCCAGTTCCAGATGCTCGGGCGCCAGCCGGTCGACCAGGGCCGGTGCATCGGCCATCAGGTCGCCGACCAGGACGATGGCGCCATGCTCGCGCCAGCTCTCCGCGGCGATCGCGGTGCGCGGCAGCCTCTCCAGATGCTTCTCCACCGCCGCGGCCACCGCGTCGGCGAAGGCCGCATCGTCGGTGATCAGGATCGACTGGGCCGACGTGTCGTGTTCGGCCTGCGACAGCAGATCCATGGCGATCCAGGCCGGATCGTTGTGGCCATCGGCGACCACCAGGATTTCCGACGGGCCGGCGATGCTGTCGATGCCGACGAGGCCGTAGACCTGCCGCTTGGCGGCGGCGACGAAGGCGTTGCCCGGGCCGACGATCTTGTCGACCGGCCGGATCGTCGCCGTGCCGTGGGCCAGCGCCGCGACCGCCTGGGCGCCGCCGATGCGGTAGATCTCGTCGATGCCGCAGCGCTTGGCGGCGGCCAGCACCAGCGGGTTGATCGCCCCGTCCGGCGTCGGCACCACCATGACGACGCGCTCAACGCCCGCGACCTTGGCCGGCAGCGCGTTCATCAGCACCGACGAGGGATAGGACGCGGTGCCGCCCGGCACATAGAGGCCGACGGCGCCGACCGCCGTCCAGCGGGCCCCCAGCCGCACGCCGGCGGCGTCGCGGTAATCGGTGACCTCCGGAATCTGGCGGCGGTGGAAGTCCTCGATCCGCGCCGCGGCGAGGTCCAGCGCCTCCAGCGTCTCGGCCGAACACTTGGCGGTGGCGGCGTCGATCTCGTCCCGGCCGATGCGCAGGGTGTCGGCGGTCAGGGTCTGGCGGTCCCAGCGGGCGGTGTAGTCGATCAGGGCATCGTCGCCGCGGGTGCGGACCTGCTCGATCACGCCGGCGACCAGCGTCTGGACATCCTCGCTGGCCTCGCGCTTGGCATGCAGCAGCGCCTCGAAGCCGGCAGCGAAGTCCGCGTCGAGAATATCAAGCCTGACGGGCATTCACCGCCTCCCGGAACTTGTCGATCCACTGAGAAATTTCGGCCGTCCGCGTCTTGAAGGCGGCGCGGTTGACGATCAGGCGCGAGGTGACGTCGGCGATGTGCTCCACCTCCACCAGCCCGTTGGCCTTCAAGGTCGAGCCGGTGGAGACCAGATCGACGATGCGTCGGCACAGGCCCAGCGTCGGCGCCAGTTCCATCGCACCGTTCAGCTTGACGCATTCGGCCTGGACGCCGCGCGCGGCGAAGTGACGCTTGGTCACCTCGGGGTATTTGGTGGCGACGCGCACATGGCTCCAGCGCGACGGATCGTCGCCTTCCATCATCTCCGCCGGTTCGGCGACCGACAGGCGGCAGGCGCCGATGCCGAGGTCGAGCGGCGCGTAGATTTCCGGATAGTCGAATTCCATCAGCACGTCGTTGCCCGCGACGCCGAGATGGGCGGCGCCGAAGGCGACGAAGGTCGCCACGTCGAAGGAGCGCACGCGGATGATGCTGAGGTTCGGCACATTGGTGGCGAAGCGCAGAAGCCGGCTTTTGTCGTCGTCGAAGGCCGGCTCCGGATGGATGCCGGCATGGGTCAGCAACGGGCGCAGCTCTTTCAGGATGCGGCCCTTGGGCAGGGCCAGCACGAGCTGGTCGTCGACAGGAACCTCGGCGGCCGGCAAGCCCAGGGCGCTGGTATCGGCGGACAAAACACTCTCCTCGCATCGCTCGCCGGGGCGGTGTGGGGGCCCCGGATGAACCATCGCCGCGATAGATAGCACATTCCACGCGCCCGTCACCTGTCGCTGTCGCGCTGCAGAGATTTTACGATTCTCGTCCGCTTAATTGAGAATTTCACACAAAATGCAAAAATGGATTTGACCAAACTCCATCGAAAGAGTAGATAAAAGCCATCGGACGCCCCGCCGGGGCATCCCGCGGCAATTTGACTTTTGCAGCTTGCGCCGCGTCACCAAACGCTAAAGCGCCACGATACCGGTCGTGGACCTCTTCAAGAAGGAGAGACCGGAATGACGTTGCGAGTTTCCGCTCCCCCATCCGTGCTTCGGACCGCTTCCCCGGCCTGCATGATGCGTTCGGGCCTGTGTTGCCGCTGACCTTGCGGCCCTGAAACACAGCGCCCATCCCGCACATCCGCCAGTTCCGCCGCCAGTCCCGAAGACCGCATTTGCGCCGCCGCCCCGCTGTGCCTGGGGTTCGCCGCGGCAAAGGGGAGCCTCTCGCCATGACCCACGCCAACGCCTACGCCATCGAAGTCCAGGGCCGTTCCGCCGGCATCGTCGTCGCCGAACGCGGCGGCTACACCTTCTTCGTGTCCGATTGGGCTTTCCGCGATCTCGACCGCCGCGTCTTCCGCAATGTCGGACAGGCCCAGCGCGCCGCCCACCAGCATTACAGCCGGCTGCCCGACACCCGCCGCCGCTGACCCCCGATCAATGCCCGCTGCCAAGAAACCCTGAGGAAAGTCCCGATGAAGCGCATCCTGATGTCGGTGGCCGTCGCTGCCGTCGCTGCCGGCCTGCTGACCGCCGCCACCTCCGCCTTCGCCGCTCCGTTGAAGCTCGGCGTGTCGGCCGGCCCCTATGGCGAGATCCTGGAGTTCACCGCCAAGCTGGCCGCCAAGGAGGGCATCGAGGCGCAGGTGATCGAATTCACCGACTGGAACATGCCGAATGCCGCGCTCCAGGCCGGCGACATCGACGCCAACAATTTCCAGCACCAGCCCTTCCTCGACAATCAGGTGAAGCAGCGCGGCTACGACATCGTCTCCGTCGCCAAGAGCGTCGTGGTGCCGATGGGCGTCTACAGCAGCAAGGTGAAGGCGCTGGCCGACCTGAAACCGGGCGCGTCGGTGTCGATCCCCAACGATCCCACCAATGGCGCCCGCGCCCTGTTCCTGCTGGCCAAGGCCGGCGTGATCGGGCTGAAGGAGGGCGCCGGCCTCAACACCACCATCGCCGACGTCACGAACCCGAAGGGCATCAAGCTGGTGGAGCTGGATGCCGCCCAGCTGCCGCGCTCGCTCGACGACGTGGATGCGTCGGTCATCACCCTCAACTATGCCGTGCTGGCCGGACTGGAACCGAAGAAGGCCCTGCTGCTGGAGGATGACCAGTCCAAATGGAACCTGGTGTGGGCGGTCCGCAAGGATCGCATGGAAGACCCGACGATCAAGCGCTTCATTGCGCTGTATCGTTCGCCCGAAGTGCGGCAGTTTATCGAGACGCGCTTCAACGGTTCCATCATTCCGACTTGGTGAGGGAGGCCGGGGGACGCTGGACGTCCCCTTTTGCCGAATAAATGATGATAACGCTAACAAACATTCACAAGACTTATGCGGCGCGCGGCGGCGGGGCTCCGGTCCATGCGCTGGCCGACATCGACCTGTCCATTGCCCGCGGCGAGGTCTTCGGGATCATCGGCCGCTCCGGCGCCGGCAAATCCACCCTGCTGCGCACGGTCAACCTGCTGGAAAGCCCGAGTTCGGGCAGCGTCACGGTGGACGGGGTGGAGATGACCGCCCTGTCGGCGGTGGAGCTGCGCAAGGCCCGCCATTCCATCGGCATGATCTTCCAACACTTCAACCTGCTGTCCTCGCGCACTGTCTTCGACAATGTGGCGCTGCCGCTGGAGCTGGCGGGGACGCCGAAGGCCGAAATCCGCAAGACGGTGGAACCGCTGCTCGACCTCGTCGGGCTGGCCGACAAGCGCGACCGCTATCCGGCGGAGCTGTCGGGCGGACAGAAGCAGCGCGTCGGCATCGCCCGCGCGCTGGCCAGCAAGCCAAAGGTCCTGCTGTCGGACGAGGCGACCTCGGCCCTTGACCCGGAAACGACGACCCAGATCCTGCATCTGCTGGCCGACATCAACCGGCGGCTCGGCCTGACCATCGTGCTGATCACCCATGAGATCGCCGTCATCAAGGAGATCTGCCACAAGGTGGCGGTGATGGAGGGCGGCCGGGTGATCGAACAGGGGCCGGTCTTCGACATCTTCGCCCACCCGCAACACCCGACCACCCGCAGCTTCGTCGATCCCGTCATCAACCGCGGCATCCCCGACAGCCTGCGCGGCCGGCTGTCACACGAGCCCGGCCAGGGGAGCAACCCGGTGCTGCGGATCACCTTCACCGGCGAGAAGGCGACCACCCCGGTCATCAGCGCCATCAGCCGCCAGCTGAATCTGGACCTGAACATCTGGCACGGCCAGATCGACGAGATCCAGGGCGCCCCCTTCGGCACTCTGGTGGTGGAGGCGCTGGGCGATCAGGCCCAGGTCGATGCGGCCATCGCGCTGGTGAAAGAGAACAATCTGGGTGTCGAGGTGTTGGGCCATGCTCTCCCCGCAAATCATTGACCTGCTGATCAAGGGGCTGATCGATACGCTGCACATGGTGGCGGTGTCTGGCGCCATCGGGACGCTGATCGGTCTGCCCATCGGCGTGATGCTTGCCGTCACCGGCCGGGGCGAGCTGCTGCAGAACTTCGCCTTCAACAAGGTGATGGGGGCGGTGGTCAACATGACCCGTTCCACCCCCTTCATCATCCTGGTGGTGGCGATCATCCCCTTCACCCGGCTGATCGCCGGCACCTCCATCGGCACCAACGCCGCCATCGTGCCGCTGACCGTCGCCGCCGCTCCCTTCATCGCCCGCGTCGTCGAAAACGCGGTGCGCGAGGTGGATCGCGGGCTGGTCGAGGCGGCGCAGGCGATGGGCGCCACGCCGTTCCAGATCATCCGCAAGGTTCTTCTGCCGGAAGCCCTGCCGGGCATCGTCGCCGGCCTGACCCTGTCGGCGGTCAGCCTGATCGGCTATTCCGCCATGGTCGGCGCCGTCGGTGGCGGGGGCTTGGGCGATCTCGGCATCCGCTACGGCTATCAGCGCTTCCTGCCGGAAGTGATGCTGGCGGTGGTGATCGTGCTGATCGTGCTGGTGCAGATCGTCCAGTCGACGGGCGACCTGATCGCCCGCCGGGTCAACAAACGCAATCTGAAGTCCTGATCCTGAAATCCTGACCAACAATACCCGAGGAGTGTTCGAGATGCTGCGCTTCCGTTCGCTGGCTTCCCTGCTGGCCGGCGCCGCCACCATGGCCATCGCCTTCGGTGCTTCCGCCGAGACCATCAAGGTCGGCGTCACCGCCGGTCCGCATGCCCAGATCCTGGAAGCGGTGAAGCCCATCGCCGCCAAGGACGGGCTGGACATCCAGATCCTGGAATTCACCGACTATGTCATTCCGAACCAGGCGCTGGCCGGCGGTGACCTCGACGCCAACAGCTTCCAGCACCAGCCCTATCTGGACAACCAGGTGAAGGACCGCGGCTTCGATCTGGTCAGCGTCGGCAAGACGGTGGTCTATCCGATCGGCATCTATTCCAAGAAGGTGAAGAGCCTGGAAGAGCTGCCGACGGGGGCCAAGTTCGCCATCCCCAACGACCCGACCAACGGCGGCCGCGTCCTGCTGCTGCTTCAGGCCAAGGGATTGATCAAGCTGAAGGACGGCGGCACCCTGAAGGCCTCGCCGATCGACATCGTCGAGAACCCGAAGAAGCTGGAGATCGTCGAGCTGGACGCTGCCCAGCTGCCGCGCTCGCTGGACGACGTGACCGCCGCCGCCATCAACACCAACTTCGCGCTGGAGGCCGGCATCGACCCGGTCAAGGACGCCATCGCGCGCGAGTCGGCCGACAGCCCCTATGCCAACGTCATCGCCGTCCGCAAGGCCGACAAGGACAAGCCCTGGGTTGCCAAGCTGGTGAAGGCCTACAACAGCCCCGAGGTGAAGGAGTTCATCCTCACCAAGTTCAAGAGCGCCGTGGTTCCGGCATTCTGAGATCTGCAAGGGCACGCCCGGCGGCGTCCAGCGCGTCGCCGAGCGTCCCGCCCGGTCGCGGCCCGAACAGCCGCATCGACGGATACCAGGGCCGGCAGCCGGTGCCGAGCGCCGTCCAGTCCCCCGCCGGCCCGATCCGCCAGACCGGCACCCCCAGCGCGCCTGCCATTTCCGCCACGGACGTTCCGGCGGAGACCACGAGGTCCAGCGCCGCCGTCAGGGCCGCCGCACCGTCGAGGTCGTTCTTAAGGTCGATCGGCGGGCGGTGGATCGCGATGCCGAAACGCCGTTCGGCGTCGGCGAGTTCGGCTTCGCACTCGTCATATTGCAGGTTGATCAGACGCAGGCCGGGCAGGGTGAGGATCGGCGCCCAATCGGTCAGGGGGGCATAGTTGGCGTCGCGCAAGGCGCCGCGCAGGCCGCTGCGCCAGCACAGGCCGATGGTGAGGCGGTGATCGTCGTCACCCACCCATCCCCGCCACCGTTCCACCGCCGCGTCGTCCGCGCACAGCCATCCGCCCCGCTTCGCGAAGCCCCCCAGCCCCCAGCCCAGCCGCAGGGGCAGCGACCCGGCGGGTACGTGGCAATCGGCATCCACCGGATCCGCCGTCGCTCCGCGCACCGTCGCCTGCGGGAAGGAGCGCGCGAACAGACCCGCCAATCGCGGCTCGCATTCGATGATGACCCGGTTGGCACGTGCGATCAGGTCGGGGAAGCAGGCGCTGTGCATCAGCTCGTCCCCCACCCCCTGTTCGCGCCAGACCAGCACCGTCCGCCCGGTCAGATCGCCGCCGTTCCAGGCGGGCATGCGGAAGCGCCGGTCGGGCAGGGCCCGGCCTGCGGCGAAGCGGGCCTCCAGCCCGGTCCAGCCGGTGGCAAGCTCTCCCCGTGCCAGCGCCGCATAACCGCGGTTGAAGGCCGCGAGCGTCAGGGTCGGGTCATCCTCCACCGCCCGGCGATAGGCCGCATCGGCTTCGGCCGGCCGGCCGGCGGCATGCAGGGCGTTGCCTTGATTGTAGCGCCACTCCGCCCGTTCGGGTTCCAGAGCCAGGGCGCGGCCCCAGCCCTTCAGCGCGGCGTCTAGCCGGCCCTGCCGCTGCCGCAGATCGGCCAGCCCGGCCCAGCCGGCACCGGTTCCGGGCGCGAACAGGATCACCCGCCACCAGGCCAGTCCGGCGGCTGTGCCGTCGCCCGCCCGTTCCAGCGCCAAAGCGAGGTTGCCCAGCGTGCCGAGATCACCGGGACGGCTCCGGAGCGCACTGCGCAGATGCGCCACCGCCTCGGCCGGCCGGTCGAGCGCCAGCGCGGAGAGACCCAGATTGCTGACGGCCGCCGGGTCGCCGGGTCGCAGGCGCAGAGCGCGGCTGGCCGTGCGCTCCGCCTCGGCGGCATGGTCGGGATGGCGCAGGGCTTCCGCCGACAGGGCGGTCCAGGCCTCCGTCAGTGCCGGGTCGAGGGCGAGTGCCCGCCGGAGGAAGGGTTGCCCGGTGTCGCCCACCCCCTGCCGCGCCAGCCCGGCATTCGCCCACAGCCCGGCATGGAAGGGGGCGAGCCGCAAGGCAGCGCCGGTCGCCTCCGCCGCCTCAAGCGCCGCCCCGCGGGACAGGCGCAGGGCGCCGAGATTGCCGAGCGCCTCGACATCGTCGGGCGCCAGCGTGGCGGTGGCCAGCCAATCGGCCTCGGCGTCGGCCAGGGCACCCATCTCCTGATGGGCCTGGGCGCGGCGCTTGTGGCGGTCGGCGGTCGGCTCCACCGCGATGGCGCGGCTCAGCAGGGCGGCGGCGATGTCGGGACGGCCGGCCTGATGGCCGAGCTGGGCATAGCCCTCCAGCGCAGCCGGCATTTCGCCGCTCTGGTCGAGGATGCGTTGGTAAGCCTTTTCCGCTTCCGGCCAGCGGCCGGACTCGTGCAGGTCGCGCGCTTCGGCCAGCCACTCGTCGCTAGGCAATGCGGGGATCAGCCGGCGCAATTCGCCTGCGACACGGGACAACAGGTCCGCCAGCCTCTCGCCGGGAATTGCGCTCCACAGCCGCATGGAGGGGAACCAGGGCCGCACGCCGCTGCCGAGCGCCGTCCAGTCGCCGGCCGGGCCGAAGCGCCAGACCGGCACGCCCAAGGCTCCCGCCATCTCGCCCACCGAACTCGCCACCGTCACCACGAGGTCGAGGTTGGCGATCAACGCCGCCACACCCTCCAGATCGTTCTTCAGGTCGGTGCCGGGCCAGCGGTGGATTCTGACACCGAGTCGCTCTTCGGTCGCGGCGATTTCCGCCTCGCGCCCGTCATACTGCAGCGTGACCGCGAGCAGGCCGGGCAGGGTCAGCAGTGGCGCCCAGTCGGCCAGCGCGGTGTAGGAGGCCTTGCGCTCCCCCAGCATATTCTGGCTGCCCCAGCAGATGCCGACGCGCAGGCCGGGCCCCAGCGCCGTCAGCCGCTCGCGCCACTCCGCCAGCAGCATGGCATCGGGGGCCAGCCAGGACGGCCGGGCGGGGAAATCGGCCAGGGTCGGGCGCAGCAGGCGGGGCAGCGATCCCATCGGCAGATGGGCGTCGGCGTCGCCGGGATTGGCATCGGCAGGGTCCGCCGTCTGCGCCCGCACCGTGACACCCGGCAGGGCGCGGCCGACCAGCCCGGTCAGGCGCGGATCGACCTCGACCACCAGCATCTCCGGC
Protein-coding regions in this window:
- a CDS encoding low molecular weight phosphatase family protein; its protein translation is MAMAATQVLTPLPVTSVLFACTYNMIRSPMAAAMMRHYHGARVYVDSVGVRDGDEVDPFAVAVMEEIGIDISKHRCRTFEDLEDTNFDLIVSLSPEAQHRAIEMTRTMACDVEFWNTFDPTLVDGTRDAMLEAYRHVRDGLLAKVKQRFPLTRGPTV
- a CDS encoding UPF0262 family protein; protein product: MTTAKGKRRITHVTLDERSVVRHKPEVEHERAVAIFDLLEDNEFCPCDFAEDGPYHLHLSIEDNRLVFDIRREDNSELDRLLLPITGFRSIVRDYFLICESYYAAIKRSTPSQIEAIDMGRRGLHNEGSEMLRERLAGKVEMDLQTARRLFTLICVLHIRG
- the hisD gene encoding histidinol dehydrogenase encodes the protein MPVRLDILDADFAAGFEALLHAKREASEDVQTLVAGVIEQVRTRGDDALIDYTARWDRQTLTADTLRIGRDEIDAATAKCSAETLEALDLAAARIEDFHRRQIPEVTDYRDAAGVRLGARWTAVGAVGLYVPGGTASYPSSVLMNALPAKVAGVERVVMVVPTPDGAINPLVLAAAKRCGIDEIYRIGGAQAVAALAHGTATIRPVDKIVGPGNAFVAAAKRQVYGLVGIDSIAGPSEILVVADGHNDPAWIAMDLLSQAEHDTSAQSILITDDAAFADAVAAAVEKHLERLPRTAIAAESWREHGAIVLVGDLMADAPALVDRLAPEHLELAVADPDALAARIRNAGAIFLGRYTPEAIGDYVAGPNHVLPTARSARFSSGLNVLDFMKRTTFVACDADSLRAIGPAAVTLAMAEGLEAHARSVAQRLPGYQD
- the hisG gene encoding ATP phosphoribosyltransferase, whose translation is MVHPGPPHRPGERCEESVLSADTSALGLPAAEVPVDDQLVLALPKGRILKELRPLLTHAGIHPEPAFDDDKSRLLRFATNVPNLSIIRVRSFDVATFVAFGAAHLGVAGNDVLMEFDYPEIYAPLDLGIGACRLSVAEPAEMMEGDDPSRWSHVRVATKYPEVTKRHFAARGVQAECVKLNGAMELAPTLGLCRRIVDLVSTGSTLKANGLVEVEHIADVTSRLIVNRAAFKTRTAEISQWIDKFREAVNARQA
- a CDS encoding MetQ/NlpA family ABC transporter substrate-binding protein, with protein sequence MKRILMSVAVAAVAAGLLTAATSAFAAPLKLGVSAGPYGEILEFTAKLAAKEGIEAQVIEFTDWNMPNAALQAGDIDANNFQHQPFLDNQVKQRGYDIVSVAKSVVVPMGVYSSKVKALADLKPGASVSIPNDPTNGARALFLLAKAGVIGLKEGAGLNTTIADVTNPKGIKLVELDAAQLPRSLDDVDASVITLNYAVLAGLEPKKALLLEDDQSKWNLVWAVRKDRMEDPTIKRFIALYRSPEVRQFIETRFNGSIIPTW
- a CDS encoding methionine ABC transporter ATP-binding protein, whose protein sequence is MITLTNIHKTYAARGGGAPVHALADIDLSIARGEVFGIIGRSGAGKSTLLRTVNLLESPSSGSVTVDGVEMTALSAVELRKARHSIGMIFQHFNLLSSRTVFDNVALPLELAGTPKAEIRKTVEPLLDLVGLADKRDRYPAELSGGQKQRVGIARALASKPKVLLSDEATSALDPETTTQILHLLADINRRLGLTIVLITHEIAVIKEICHKVAVMEGGRVIEQGPVFDIFAHPQHPTTRSFVDPVINRGIPDSLRGRLSHEPGQGSNPVLRITFTGEKATTPVISAISRQLNLDLNIWHGQIDEIQGAPFGTLVVEALGDQAQVDAAIALVKENNLGVEVLGHALPANH
- a CDS encoding methionine ABC transporter permease; its protein translation is MLSPQIIDLLIKGLIDTLHMVAVSGAIGTLIGLPIGVMLAVTGRGELLQNFAFNKVMGAVVNMTRSTPFIILVVAIIPFTRLIAGTSIGTNAAIVPLTVAAAPFIARVVENAVREVDRGLVEAAQAMGATPFQIIRKVLLPEALPGIVAGLTLSAVSLIGYSAMVGAVGGGGLGDLGIRYGYQRFLPEVMLAVVIVLIVLVQIVQSTGDLIARRVNKRNLKS
- a CDS encoding MetQ/NlpA family ABC transporter substrate-binding protein — its product is MLRFRSLASLLAGAATMAIAFGASAETIKVGVTAGPHAQILEAVKPIAAKDGLDIQILEFTDYVIPNQALAGGDLDANSFQHQPYLDNQVKDRGFDLVSVGKTVVYPIGIYSKKVKSLEELPTGAKFAIPNDPTNGGRVLLLLQAKGLIKLKDGGTLKASPIDIVENPKKLEIVELDAAQLPRSLDDVTAAAINTNFALEAGIDPVKDAIARESADSPYANVIAVRKADKDKPWVAKLVKAYNSPEVKEFILTKFKSAVVPAF
- a CDS encoding tetratricopeptide repeat protein; translation: MPPSAASAQLAARLAVLLREALAHHRAGDLEGAERAYRAMLAADGANADALHLLGVLHHQRGLDAEAVRLIGQAIARRPGMAEQHANLGLALHALGRLAEAEAEYRRALALREAYAEAHNSLGSALQEQDRLAEAAIHYRRALDLDGGYAEAWANLGTLLRAQDDYAEAEAALRHALRLDPGHATAMTNLGVVLKETGRAAEAEATHLEALRLDPGDAETMVNLALLREAQGRGEEAESLYAKALIHAPGFALARWNLALRLLGRGRLAEGWNEYEARFASRRVSAGRSFALPVWDGRPGRRLLVWREQGLGDELMFGTALPDLSARFGPEMLVVEVDPRLTGLVGRALPGVTVRAQTADPADANPGDADAHLPMGSLPRLLRPTLADFPARPSWLAPDAMLLAEWRERLTALGPGLRVGICWGSQNMLGERKASYTALADWAPLLTLPGLLAVTLQYDGREAEIAATEERLGVRIHRWPGTDLKNDLEGVAALIANLDLVVTVASSVGEMAGALGVPVWRFGPAGDWTALGSGVRPWFPSMRLWSAIPGERLADLLSRVAGELRRLIPALPSDEWLAEARDLHESGRWPEAEKAYQRILDQSGEMPAALEGYAQLGHQAGRPDIAAALLSRAIAVEPTADRHKRRAQAHQEMGALADAEADWLATATLAPDDVEALGNLGALRLSRGAALEAAEATGAALRLAPFHAGLWANAGLARQGVGDTGQPFLRRALALDPALTEAWTALSAEALRHPDHAAEAERTASRALRLRPGDPAAVSNLGLSALALDRPAEAVAHLRSALRSRPGDLGTLGNLALALERAGDGTAAGLAWWRVILFAPGTGAGWAGLADLRQRQGRLDAALKGWGRALALEPERAEWRYNQGNALHAAGRPAEADAAYRRAVEDDPTLTLAAFNRGYAALARGELATGWTGLEARFAAGRALPDRRFRMPAWNGGDLTGRTVLVWREQGVGDELMHSACFPDLIARANRVIIECEPRLAGLFARSFPQATVRGATADPVDADCHVPAGSLPLRLGWGLGGFAKRGGWLCADDAAVERWRGWVGDDDHRLTIGLCWRSGLRGALRDANYAPLTDWAPILTLPGLRLINLQYDECEAELADAERRFGIAIHRPPIDLKNDLDGAAALTAALDLVVSAGTSVAEMAGALGVPVWRIGPAGDWTALGTGCRPWYPSMRLFGPRPGGTLGDALDAAGRALADLRMPEPRRS